From Verrucomicrobiia bacterium, a single genomic window includes:
- a CDS encoding efflux RND transporter permease subunit, translated as MPPSDAPAQGLAGRVAAAFIDSKLTPLIVLAAVLLGAFAVVMLPREEEPQIKVPMVDVMVAMPGFSAREVAERATRPMEKLLWEIPGVEYLYSTSREGESLVIVRFRVGEDLEESLVKLNQKLASNFDRIPHGVTTPLVKPRSIDDVPILALTFHSARYDHLTLRRLAAQVDDAVKQVPLVAETQLIGGSRRQLRVLLDPARLAARQLSPVGLIPMLEQANRQFHSGGLTSANREFLVETGAFLQSAADVGAVVVGVFNGRPVYLREVADIVDGAEEPSNYVFFGPGAAHPSRSSPNLAAEEPAVTLTVAKRPGANAISVARDVLRKVDSLRGTEIPADVTVSVTRHYGATAAEKSNELLLHMAIAVVSVSLLIWLVLGWRESGIVAVAIPATLALTLLVFYLYGFTLNRITLFALIFSIGILVDDAIVVVENIVRHFHLPANRGRPWTAIAVEAVGEVGNPTILATFAVIFAVLPMAFVGGLMGPYMRPIPIGASAAMFWSLLIAFIVTPWASIRMLRWLGGEARLLRHADRHPAPASPNAATPTTRSEASPGGPDVGPPAIDTSAYQGDFLTRLYCRVMVPMIRRPRWRWLFLAANALLLLGAMATVVLGWVKVKMLPFDNKSEFQVILNMPEGTALERTAQAAREIAAALRDEPEVTDYQIYVGTAAPFNFNGLVRHYFLRRGAHVADLQVNLLPKHQRRAQSHDIAKRIRPAVAAIAERHGARVAVAEVPPGPPVLQTLVAEIYGPTEETRLALAREVRRIFSETEGVVDVDWYVEADQPKARFVIDKEKAALAGISAESISRTLRLAVQGVSVDLLHLPGEKEDVEIVLQLPRDARSRPGQLLALRVRSGDANALPEPGSPNTPPLVPLRELVTLEYTTADKSIHHKNLMPVTYVIGDVAGVIESPVYAILQMNRALRDLDLRRIDPGSPAASLPILNASLPFSDRQLAMKWDGEWHITLEVFRDLGLAFGAVLILIYVLMVGWFRSFLTPLVVMVAIPFSLVGILPAHGLLGAFFTATSMIGFMAGAGIVVRNSIILVDFIELRVREGMPLAQAVVDAGAVRFRPMLLTAMAVVVGAGVILFDPIFQGLAIALMAGEIASLLISRMAVPVLYFMTHRSSGCPH; from the coding sequence ATGCCCCCCTCGGATGCCCCGGCCCAGGGCCTTGCCGGACGCGTGGCCGCCGCCTTCATCGACTCCAAGCTCACCCCGCTGATCGTCCTGGCCGCGGTCCTCCTCGGCGCCTTTGCCGTGGTGATGCTTCCTCGCGAGGAGGAGCCCCAGATCAAGGTGCCCATGGTCGATGTCATGGTCGCCATGCCCGGCTTCTCCGCCCGCGAGGTCGCCGAACGCGCCACCCGCCCGATGGAGAAACTCCTCTGGGAAATCCCCGGCGTCGAGTACCTCTACTCCACCTCCCGCGAAGGCGAATCCCTCGTCATCGTCCGCTTCCGCGTCGGCGAGGACCTCGAGGAAAGCCTGGTCAAACTCAACCAGAAGCTCGCCTCCAACTTCGACCGCATCCCCCACGGCGTCACCACGCCCCTGGTCAAACCGCGCTCCATCGACGATGTCCCCATCCTCGCCCTCACCTTCCACAGCGCCCGCTACGATCACCTCACCCTCCGCCGCCTCGCCGCCCAGGTGGACGACGCCGTCAAACAGGTCCCCCTGGTCGCCGAAACCCAGCTCATCGGCGGCTCCCGCCGCCAGCTTCGCGTCCTCCTCGATCCCGCCCGCCTCGCCGCCCGCCAGCTCAGCCCCGTCGGACTCATCCCCATGCTGGAACAGGCCAACCGCCAGTTCCATTCCGGCGGACTCACCAGCGCCAATCGCGAGTTCCTCGTCGAAACCGGCGCCTTCCTCCAATCGGCCGCCGACGTCGGCGCCGTGGTGGTCGGCGTGTTCAACGGCCGCCCCGTGTACCTCCGTGAAGTGGCCGACATCGTCGATGGCGCCGAAGAACCCTCGAACTACGTCTTCTTCGGCCCCGGCGCCGCCCACCCTTCCCGCTCGTCCCCCAACCTCGCCGCCGAGGAACCCGCCGTCACCCTCACCGTCGCCAAACGTCCCGGCGCCAATGCCATCTCCGTCGCCAGGGACGTCCTTCGCAAAGTCGATTCCCTCCGCGGCACCGAAATCCCCGCCGACGTCACCGTCTCCGTCACCCGCCACTACGGCGCCACCGCCGCCGAGAAATCGAACGAACTGCTCCTCCACATGGCCATCGCCGTGGTCAGCGTTTCGCTCCTCATCTGGCTCGTCCTCGGCTGGCGCGAATCCGGCATCGTCGCCGTCGCCATCCCCGCCACCCTCGCCCTCACCCTCCTCGTCTTCTACCTCTACGGATTCACCCTCAACCGCATCACCCTCTTCGCCCTCATCTTCAGCATCGGCATCCTCGTCGATGACGCCATCGTCGTGGTCGAAAACATCGTCCGCCACTTCCATCTCCCGGCCAATCGCGGGCGCCCCTGGACCGCCATCGCCGTCGAAGCCGTCGGCGAAGTCGGCAACCCCACCATTCTCGCCACCTTCGCCGTCATCTTCGCCGTGCTCCCCATGGCCTTCGTCGGCGGGCTCATGGGACCCTACATGCGCCCCATTCCAATCGGGGCCAGCGCCGCGATGTTCTGGTCCCTCCTCATCGCCTTCATCGTCACCCCGTGGGCCTCCATCCGCATGCTCCGCTGGCTCGGTGGCGAGGCCCGGCTCCTCCGCCACGCCGACCGCCATCCCGCTCCCGCCTCCCCCAATGCCGCAACGCCCACCACCCGTTCCGAGGCGTCACCCGGCGGCCCGGACGTCGGTCCGCCCGCCATCGACACCTCCGCCTACCAGGGCGACTTCCTGACCCGCCTCTATTGCCGCGTGATGGTGCCCATGATCCGTCGCCCCCGCTGGCGCTGGCTCTTCCTCGCCGCCAATGCCCTCCTGCTCCTCGGTGCCATGGCCACCGTCGTGCTCGGCTGGGTGAAGGTCAAAATGCTCCCCTTCGACAACAAGTCGGAGTTCCAGGTCATTCTCAACATGCCCGAGGGCACCGCCCTCGAACGGACCGCCCAGGCCGCCCGCGAAATCGCCGCCGCCCTCCGCGATGAACCCGAGGTCACCGATTACCAGATCTACGTCGGCACCGCCGCCCCCTTCAATTTCAACGGCCTCGTCCGCCATTACTTCCTCCGCCGCGGCGCCCACGTCGCCGATCTCCAGGTCAATCTCCTCCCCAAACACCAGCGCCGCGCCCAAAGCCACGACATCGCCAAACGCATCCGCCCCGCCGTCGCCGCCATCGCCGAACGCCACGGCGCCCGCGTCGCCGTCGCCGAAGTCCCGCCCGGCCCCCCCGTCCTCCAAACCCTGGTCGCCGAGATCTACGGTCCCACCGAGGAAACCCGCCTCGCCCTCGCCCGCGAAGTCCGACGCATCTTCTCCGAAACCGAAGGCGTCGTGGACGTGGACTGGTACGTCGAAGCCGACCAGCCCAAAGCCCGGTTCGTCATCGACAAGGAGAAGGCCGCCCTCGCCGGCATCAGCGCCGAGTCCATCTCCCGCACCCTGCGCCTGGCCGTCCAGGGCGTGTCCGTCGATCTCCTCCACCTCCCCGGCGAAAAAGAGGACGTCGAGATCGTCCTCCAGCTCCCAAGGGACGCCCGCTCCCGACCCGGGCAACTCCTCGCCCTCCGCGTCCGCTCCGGCGATGCCAACGCCCTCCCCGAACCCGGCTCCCCCAACACGCCTCCGCTGGTCCCCCTCCGCGAACTCGTCACCCTCGAATACACCACCGCGGACAAAAGCATCCACCACAAGAACCTCATGCCCGTCACCTATGTCATCGGCGACGTGGCAGGCGTCATCGAGAGCCCCGTGTACGCCATCCTCCAGATGAACCGCGCCCTCCGGGATCTCGACCTGCGCCGCATCGATCCCGGGTCCCCCGCGGCATCCCTCCCCATCCTCAATGCCTCCCTGCCCTTCTCCGACCGCCAGCTCGCCATGAAATGGGATGGCGAATGGCACATCACCCTCGAGGTCTTTCGCGACCTCGGCCTCGCCTTCGGCGCCGTCCTCATCCTCATCTATGTCCTGATGGTCGGCTGGTTCCGTTCCTTCCTCACCCCGCTCGTGGTCATGGTCGCCATCCCCTTCTCCCTGGTCGGCATCCTCCCCGCCCACGGCCTACTCGGCGCCTTCTTCACCGCCACCTCCATGATCGGCTTCATGGCCGGCGCCGGCATCGTCGTCCGCAATTCCATCATCCTCGTGGACTTCATCGAGCTGCGCGTGCGCGAAGGCATGCCCCTCGCCCAGGCCGTCGTCGATGCCGGAGCCGTCCGCTTCCGCCCCATGCTCCTCACCGCCATGGCCGTGGTCGTCGGCGCCGGGGTCATCCTCTTCGACCCCATCTTCCAGGGCCTCGCCATCGCCCTCATGGCCGGAGAAATCGCTTCCCTCCTCATCAGCCGCATGGCCGTCCCCGTCCTCTACTTCATGACCCATCGCTCCTCCGGATGCCCGCATTGA
- a CDS encoding efflux RND transporter periplasmic adaptor subunit, translated as MLQLTGRPFPFAILTAAAAVLVATTGCTPPDASSARTPLPVVEVSIHAAHAGVHPAIEEIVGTVRSRRRAALEAKVSGRISQVFAAPGQSVAAGQLLVVLDADDIAARVRQSRAVLEQTERDLARVRTLLGEGAVTQAEFDATEARFRVAQAAVSESETLLGYAQVTAPFAGIVTRKHAEVGDMASPGRPLLELEDPDALRFEADVPVTLLDRLTLGDRLSLRIVSLDAPVEGVVGEIEPSADAASGTFRVRIDLPPRTPARAGLFGRLAVPVGESNLLTIPQSALATRGQLELVHVVAGDHARLRLVRTGRRLGPDVEILAGLEPGESVVVDRPGPLADGQPVRVR; from the coding sequence ATGCTGCAACTAACCGGCCGCCCCTTCCCGTTCGCCATCCTGACCGCCGCTGCCGCGGTCTTGGTCGCGACCACCGGCTGCACCCCCCCCGATGCCTCGTCAGCCCGCACCCCGTTGCCTGTCGTCGAAGTCTCGATCCATGCCGCCCACGCCGGTGTCCACCCGGCCATCGAGGAGATCGTCGGCACCGTTCGCTCCCGCCGCCGCGCCGCCCTCGAAGCCAAGGTCAGCGGACGCATCTCCCAGGTCTTCGCCGCACCCGGCCAGTCGGTCGCCGCAGGACAACTCCTGGTCGTGCTCGATGCCGATGACATCGCCGCCCGCGTCCGCCAGTCCCGTGCCGTCCTCGAACAGACCGAACGCGATCTGGCCCGCGTGCGCACCCTGCTCGGCGAAGGCGCCGTCACCCAGGCCGAGTTCGATGCCACCGAAGCCCGCTTCCGTGTGGCCCAGGCAGCCGTCTCCGAGTCCGAAACCCTCCTGGGCTACGCCCAGGTGACCGCTCCCTTCGCCGGGATCGTGACCCGCAAACACGCCGAGGTCGGCGATATGGCCTCCCCGGGACGTCCCCTCCTGGAACTCGAAGACCCCGATGCCCTGCGCTTCGAGGCCGATGTCCCCGTCACCCTCCTCGACCGCCTGACCCTCGGCGATCGCCTCAGTCTCCGCATCGTCTCCCTCGACGCCCCGGTCGAAGGGGTGGTCGGCGAGATCGAACCCTCCGCCGATGCCGCCAGCGGCACCTTCCGCGTCCGCATCGACCTTCCGCCCCGCACCCCCGCCCGGGCCGGGCTGTTCGGCAGGCTCGCCGTGCCGGTCGGTGAGTCGAACCTCCTCACCATTCCGCAATCCGCCCTCGCCACCCGTGGACAATTGGAACTGGTCCACGTGGTCGCCGGAGATCATGCCCGGCTCCGTCTCGTCCGCACCGGCAGGCGCCTTGGCCCCGATGTCGAAATCCTGGCAGGTCTCGAACCCGGCGAATCCGTGGTCGTCGACCGCCCGGGCCCGCTTGCCGACGGTCAGCCTGTCCGCGTGCGCTGA
- a CDS encoding DUF2892 domain-containing protein, translating into MKLEHAIRILAGTFVLLSVALAHWVHHAWLLLAVFVGLNLIQSALTGFCPAESILRRLGVGKDQKSCCN; encoded by the coding sequence ATGAAACTCGAACACGCCATTCGCATCCTCGCCGGAACGTTCGTCCTCCTCTCCGTCGCCCTCGCCCATTGGGTCCACCACGCCTGGCTCCTCCTCGCCGTCTTCGTGGGCCTCAATCTCATCCAGTCCGCCCTCACCGGCTTCTGCCCCGCCGAATCCATCCTGCGGCGCCTCGGCGTCGGAAAAGACCAGAAATCATGCTGCAACTAA
- a CDS encoding helix-turn-helix transcriptional regulator: MARRHLTEAALELIAARFRVLGEPMRLRLLIALEEGERNVTELVEAVGATQANVSRHMRTLTEAGLVERRKEGLNAYYRIAEPEIFELCGQVCGSLRRRHGAQAKSLGLEG; encoded by the coding sequence ATGGCGCGGCGGCACCTGACGGAGGCGGCCCTGGAGCTGATTGCGGCGCGGTTCCGGGTGCTTGGGGAGCCCATGCGGTTACGGTTATTGATCGCGCTGGAGGAGGGCGAGCGGAATGTGACGGAGCTGGTGGAGGCGGTCGGGGCGACGCAGGCCAACGTTTCGCGGCATATGCGGACGTTGACGGAGGCGGGGCTGGTTGAGCGACGGAAGGAAGGGCTCAACGCGTACTATCGGATTGCCGAGCCGGAAATCTTCGAATTGTGCGGACAGGTGTGTGGAAGCCTGCGCCGGCGTCACGGGGCCCAGGCGAAATCGCTGGGATTGGAAGGGTGA
- a CDS encoding isoprenylcysteine carboxylmethyltransferase family protein → MSDRGTGPGRGGGWVWVGVQSVLLTGLVVAGPAGAGAWHSMAGVILGGLLFGAGGWIGIAGVVVLGRNRTPFPGPRPGSELVTRGVYGWVRHPLYVSLMVAGAGWGLLWQSGWALGVVMGLGVFLDRKAREEERRLREAFPEYGEYAARVRRFLPGMY, encoded by the coding sequence ATGAGCGACCGGGGGACAGGGCCGGGGAGGGGAGGCGGATGGGTATGGGTGGGGGTGCAGAGCGTGCTGCTGACGGGATTGGTCGTGGCGGGGCCGGCGGGGGCCGGGGCCTGGCATTCGATGGCGGGGGTGATTTTGGGTGGGCTGCTGTTTGGGGCGGGCGGGTGGATTGGCATCGCCGGGGTGGTCGTGCTGGGGAGGAATCGCACGCCGTTTCCGGGGCCGCGTCCCGGATCGGAGCTGGTCACGCGCGGGGTGTACGGATGGGTGAGGCATCCGTTGTACGTGAGTCTGATGGTGGCGGGAGCGGGCTGGGGATTGCTCTGGCAGAGCGGCTGGGCGCTGGGGGTGGTGATGGGATTGGGCGTCTTTCTGGACCGCAAGGCGCGGGAGGAGGAGCGGCGCCTGCGGGAGGCATTTCCGGAGTACGGGGAGTACGCGGCGCGGGTGCGTCGGTTTCTGCCGGGGATGTACTGA
- a CDS encoding DUF1501 domain-containing protein yields MQPASEFDKFITRRHFFRRSTLGLGTAALASLLNERLFAADADPRLRSLGTLPSLHFAPKARRVIFLFMSGGPSHIDLFDHKPRLRDYHGQELPGSIRMGQRITGMTSGQSSFPCVAPMFDFQRHGKAGIWMSELLPHIGSIADRICLIKSMHTEAINHDPAFTYIQTGHQQPGRPSLGAWLSYGIGSENRDLPAFVVMISQGSGNKTDQPLVSRMWGPGFLPSEHQGVRFRSGSGDPVLYLSDPPGIARSNRRQMLDGVRDLNHLAAREFGDPEIHTRIAQYEMAYQMQMSVPDLTDIAQEPASIREMYGIRDNPTDGGFARNCLLARRMIERGTRFVQLMHRGWDQHSDLPRQIRGQCSDVDQPSAALVKDLAQRGLLDDTLVIWGGEFGRTVYSQGQLTQTNHGRDHHGRCFSLWMAGGGIKPGTVFGETDDYCYNIVENPVHIHDFNATILHCLGIDHTRLTYRFQGRDFRLTDVHGELVKGILA; encoded by the coding sequence ATGCAGCCCGCTTCCGAGTTCGACAAGTTCATCACCCGCCGCCACTTCTTCCGGCGCTCCACCCTCGGCCTCGGCACCGCCGCCCTCGCCTCCCTCCTCAACGAACGCCTGTTCGCCGCCGACGCCGACCCCCGCCTCCGAAGCCTCGGCACCCTCCCGTCCCTCCACTTCGCCCCCAAGGCCAGGAGGGTCATCTTCCTCTTCATGTCGGGCGGTCCCTCCCACATCGACCTCTTCGACCACAAACCCCGGCTCCGTGACTACCACGGCCAGGAACTCCCCGGCTCCATCCGCATGGGACAGCGCATCACCGGCATGACCTCCGGGCAGTCGTCCTTCCCCTGCGTCGCCCCGATGTTCGATTTCCAGCGCCACGGCAAGGCCGGCATCTGGATGAGCGAACTCCTCCCCCATATCGGCTCCATCGCCGACCGCATCTGCCTCATCAAGTCGATGCACACCGAGGCCATCAACCATGACCCGGCCTTCACCTACATCCAGACCGGTCATCAACAGCCCGGTCGCCCCAGCCTCGGCGCCTGGCTCAGCTACGGCATCGGCAGCGAAAACCGCGACCTCCCGGCCTTCGTTGTCATGATCTCCCAGGGCAGCGGCAACAAAACCGACCAGCCCCTCGTCTCCCGCATGTGGGGCCCCGGCTTCCTCCCCAGCGAACACCAGGGCGTCCGCTTCCGCTCCGGCTCCGGCGATCCCGTCCTCTACCTCTCCGATCCTCCCGGCATCGCCCGCTCCAACCGCCGCCAGATGCTCGACGGCGTCCGTGACCTCAACCACCTCGCCGCCCGCGAATTCGGCGATCCCGAAATCCACACCCGCATCGCCCAGTACGAGATGGCCTACCAGATGCAGATGTCCGTCCCCGATCTCACCGACATCGCCCAGGAACCCGCCTCCATCCGCGAGATGTACGGCATTCGGGACAACCCCACCGACGGCGGCTTCGCCCGCAACTGCCTCCTCGCCCGTCGCATGATCGAACGCGGCACCCGCTTCGTGCAGCTCATGCACCGCGGCTGGGACCAGCACAGCGACCTCCCCCGCCAGATCCGTGGCCAGTGCAGCGACGTCGATCAACCCTCCGCCGCCCTCGTCAAGGACCTCGCCCAACGCGGGCTCCTCGACGATACGCTCGTCATCTGGGGCGGCGAATTCGGCCGTACCGTGTACAGCCAGGGCCAGCTCACCCAGACCAACCACGGGCGCGATCATCACGGACGCTGCTTCTCCCTCTGGATGGCCGGCGGCGGCATCAAACCCGGTACCGTGTTCGGCGAAACCGACGACTACTGCTACAACATCGTCGAGAATCCCGTCCACATTCACGACTTCAACGCCACCATCCTCCACTGCCTCGGTATCGACCACACCCGCCTGACCTACCGCTTCCAAGGCCGCGATTTCCGCCTCACCGACGTCCATGGCGAACTGGTCAAGGGTATCCTCGCCTGA
- a CDS encoding PSD1 domain-containing protein, which produces MKVPHFFRWLCLGSLILSVCPPALSASSPIDFNRDIRPILSDNCFACHGPDEKERKGRLRLDLREDALRPGRSRELPIVPGQPDASEVMLRVRAPNPNDIMPPPESGKSLSPDQIALLERWISEGAEYLEHWAFVPPKRPPVPPIPPSQGAISQDAAPNPIDAFLAARRHREDLTPAPEADRPTLIRRATLTLTGLPPTPEEIDAFLADDSPKAYERLVDRLLDSPRFGERMAVDWLDAARYADTHGYHLDSGRDMTAWRDWVIRAFNDNLPFDQFTVEQLAGDLLPNATRSQKIASGFNRNHMINYEGGAIPEEYHYTYLVDRVNTTSTVWLGLTMACAQCHDHKYDPLSEKEFYRFYAFFDNVPERGLDGNRGNAAPLLKLPTPEQEAELARLNHSLDEAQQRLNNALPAIDAAQLDWERQLQSAQPPAAWVTVLPTSLSAAGGASFQALDDQSFRVTGPNPDRDTYSLTFSNPLPALTAVRVEALTDRSLPQRGPGRSANGNFVLTAARLDADGSPLPWKRASASHSQNGYPVDAALDGRSNTGWAVDGAIGRSNSAVLELAAPAAPAAPLTLTLDFQSGFGQHAIGRLRLAVTGSADPHAASDLPDDLRLALAKPTGDRTDDERARIRRHYREQISDDHRRLADAVAASRRARDEFDAKIPTTMIMAERDEPRETFMRLRGEYDKLGEKVTPGTPAALPPLPPDQPPNRLTLARWLVDPKHPLTARVTVNRFWQSVFGTGLVTTPEDFGSQGAWPTHPELLDWLAREFIETGWNMKHLHRLMLTSTAYRQSSRITPELHQRDPDNLLLARGPRFRLQAEFIRDQALAISGLLNPVIGGHSVSPYQPEGLWEELSMREDSKNFSAQFFVQSTGEDLYRRSMYTFWKRSSPPPQMTTFDAPDRETCTVRRPRTNTPLQALILLNDPTYIEASRKLAERLLARPGSDAERVAHAFRLATARLPSPSEQAILLRILDEQRAHYRAHPRAAEDLLSNGEAPRDLTLDSAELAAWTMLSSAILNLDETVTKG; this is translated from the coding sequence ATGAAGGTCCCGCACTTCTTCCGGTGGTTGTGCCTCGGCAGCCTGATCCTCAGCGTCTGCCCACCCGCCCTCTCCGCCTCGTCGCCCATCGACTTCAATCGCGACATCCGGCCCATCCTCTCGGACAACTGCTTCGCCTGCCACGGACCCGACGAGAAGGAACGCAAGGGCCGGCTCCGCCTCGATCTCCGCGAAGACGCCCTGCGCCCGGGGCGCTCCCGCGAACTCCCCATCGTCCCCGGCCAACCCGACGCCAGTGAGGTCATGCTTCGCGTCCGCGCCCCGAATCCGAACGACATCATGCCCCCGCCGGAGTCCGGGAAATCCCTCTCCCCGGACCAGATCGCCCTCCTGGAACGTTGGATCTCCGAAGGCGCGGAATACCTCGAACACTGGGCCTTCGTCCCGCCCAAACGCCCCCCGGTGCCCCCAATCCCTCCCTCCCAGGGTGCCATCTCCCAGGATGCCGCCCCCAACCCCATCGACGCCTTCCTCGCCGCCCGCCGCCATCGCGAAGACCTCACCCCCGCCCCCGAAGCCGACCGGCCAACCCTCATCCGCCGCGCCACCCTCACCCTCACCGGCCTGCCTCCCACCCCCGAGGAAATAGACGCCTTCCTCGCCGACGATTCCCCCAAGGCCTACGAACGCCTCGTCGATCGCCTCCTCGACTCCCCTCGCTTCGGCGAACGCATGGCCGTGGACTGGCTGGATGCCGCCCGCTACGCCGATACCCACGGCTATCACCTGGATTCCGGCCGCGATATGACCGCCTGGCGCGACTGGGTCATCCGTGCCTTCAATGACAATCTCCCCTTCGACCAGTTCACCGTCGAGCAGCTCGCCGGGGACCTCCTTCCCAACGCCACCCGCAGCCAGAAGATCGCCAGCGGCTTCAACCGCAATCACATGATCAATTATGAGGGCGGCGCCATCCCCGAGGAGTATCACTACACCTACCTCGTGGACCGCGTGAACACCACCTCGACCGTCTGGCTCGGCCTCACCATGGCCTGCGCCCAATGCCACGATCACAAGTACGATCCCCTCTCCGAAAAGGAGTTCTACCGCTTCTACGCCTTCTTCGACAACGTCCCCGAACGCGGCCTCGACGGCAATCGCGGGAACGCCGCCCCGCTCCTCAAACTGCCCACCCCGGAACAGGAGGCCGAACTCGCTCGCCTCAACCACTCCCTCGACGAAGCCCAGCAGCGCCTCAACAACGCCCTCCCCGCCATCGATGCCGCCCAGCTCGACTGGGAACGCCAGCTCCAGTCCGCCCAGCCACCCGCCGCGTGGGTCACCGTGCTCCCCACCTCCCTCTCCGCCGCCGGTGGCGCCTCCTTCCAGGCCCTCGACGATCAGTCCTTCCGTGTCACCGGACCCAACCCCGACCGCGATACCTATTCCCTCACCTTCTCCAATCCCCTGCCCGCCCTCACCGCCGTTCGCGTCGAGGCTCTGACCGATCGTTCCCTCCCCCAACGCGGCCCCGGCCGCTCCGCCAATGGCAACTTCGTCCTGACCGCTGCCCGTCTGGACGCCGACGGCAGTCCCCTCCCCTGGAAACGGGCCTCCGCCTCCCACAGCCAGAACGGATACCCCGTTGATGCCGCCCTCGACGGACGTTCCAACACCGGCTGGGCCGTGGACGGCGCCATCGGCAGGTCGAACAGCGCGGTCCTGGAACTCGCCGCCCCCGCCGCCCCCGCCGCTCCGCTCACCCTCACTCTCGACTTCCAATCAGGCTTCGGTCAGCACGCCATCGGCCGCCTGCGCCTGGCGGTCACCGGCTCCGCCGACCCTCACGCAGCCTCCGATCTGCCGGATGATCTCCGCCTCGCCCTCGCCAAACCCACCGGCGATCGCACCGACGACGAACGCGCCCGCATCCGCCGCCACTACCGGGAACAGATCTCCGACGACCATCGCCGCCTCGCCGATGCCGTCGCCGCCAGCCGTCGTGCCCGCGACGAGTTCGATGCCAAAATCCCCACCACCATGATCATGGCCGAACGGGATGAACCCCGTGAGACCTTCATGCGACTCCGCGGCGAATACGATAAACTCGGCGAAAAGGTCACCCCCGGCACCCCCGCCGCCCTCCCACCCCTGCCCCCGGATCAACCCCCCAACCGCCTTACCCTGGCCCGCTGGCTGGTCGATCCCAAACACCCCCTCACCGCCCGCGTCACCGTCAACCGGTTCTGGCAGTCCGTCTTCGGCACCGGCCTCGTCACCACTCCCGAGGACTTCGGTTCCCAGGGCGCCTGGCCCACCCACCCGGAACTCCTCGACTGGCTGGCGCGCGAGTTCATCGAAACCGGCTGGAACATGAAACACCTTCACCGCCTCATGCTCACCAGCACCGCGTACCGTCAATCCTCCCGCATCACCCCCGAACTCCATCAGCGCGACCCCGACAACCTCCTCCTCGCCCGTGGTCCCCGCTTCCGCCTCCAGGCCGAGTTCATCCGCGATCAGGCCCTCGCCATCAGCGGCCTCCTCAATCCCGTCATCGGCGGGCACTCGGTCTCCCCCTACCAGCCCGAGGGTCTTTGGGAGGAACTCTCCATGCGCGAAGACTCGAAAAACTTCTCCGCCCAGTTCTTCGTTCAAAGCACCGGCGAAGACCTCTACCGCCGCTCCATGTACACCTTCTGGAAGCGCAGCTCGCCCCCGCCCCAGATGACCACCTTCGACGCCCCCGACCGCGAGACCTGCACCGTGCGCCGCCCGCGCACCAACACGCCTCTCCAGGCCCTCATCCTCCTCAACGACCCCACCTACATCGAGGCCTCCCGCAAACTCGCCGAACGCCTCCTCGCCCGCCCGGGCTCCGATGCCGAGCGCGTCGCCCACGCCTTCCGCCTCGCCACCGCACGCCTGCCCAGCCCGTCGGAACAGGCCATCCTTCTCCGCATCCTCGATGAGCAGCGCGCTCACTACCGCGCCCACCCCAGGGCCGCCGAGGATCTCCTCTCCAATGGCGAGGCGCCCCGCGACCTTACCCTCGATTCCGCCGAACTGGCCGCCTGGACCATGCTCTCCAGCGCCATCCTCAATCTCGACGAAACTGTCACCAAAGGTTGA